From the Temnothorax longispinosus isolate EJ_2023e chromosome 6, Tlon_JGU_v1, whole genome shotgun sequence genome, one window contains:
- the LOC139814574 gene encoding uncharacterized protein: MRSCVVAQYTAVSYIKMPACCVSTCLKRTKKGIKIFMACFPTNPERRDVWIANIGKHRLRNWKSTIDLFVCEVHFANDMWEKVRDDGKRKLKGNAVPTIFPAQLEMSSASISKNEKTNKSSQRQPGAFETFNVHEDKQQEDCLGADVPDIIPLTSNSSIPTYSREISN, encoded by the exons ATGCGATCTTGTGTCGTCGCACAATACACTGCTGTGTCGT atataaaaatgccAGCTTGCTGTGTGTCAACATGTTTAAAACGCACAAagaaaggaataaaaatttttatggcTTGTTTCCCAACGAATCCAGAAAGAAGAGATGTTTGGATTGCTAACATAGGCAAACATAGACTAAGGAATTGGAAATCGACAATAGATCTGTTTGTGTGTGAA gtaCATTTTGCAAATGATATGTGGGAAAAAGTACGCGATGAcgggaaaagaaaattaaaaggcAACGCTGTGCCCACAATTTTCCCTGCTCAATTGGAAATGAGCAGTGCATCTATTAGTAAAAAC gaaaaaactaataaatctTCACAAAGGCAACCTGGTgcatttgaaacatttaatgTTCATGAAGACAAGCAGCAAGAGGACTGTCTCGGAGCAGATGTTCCTGATATTATTCCATTGACATCGA ATTCCTCTATTCCTACCTATTCAAGAGAAATAAGCAACTAA
- the LOC139814957 gene encoding uncharacterized protein isoform X2, which produces MEEEGQDALVDYDSDSSFITVIDREAKDKNEETVRKDREAKDKKEMERRGAIPKKNLPKVRENIDVTKAWEENRPVLPIGTKILYEKQEKMVAKMDNSMQMLDKVMTKATEMMENMVEVSRLNLEKERVKLRRLELEAETKNENREKLEKPEVRVQRAAAEENMKQVKCYRCNRMGHMAKDCPLIEFGAWFCYYCQEVRGHKGDNCPSAEAQANRARGKR; this is translated from the exons ATGGAAGAAGAAGGCCAAGATGCGCTGGTCGACTACGACAGCGATAGCAGCTTTATCACGGTAATAGATAGAGaagcaaaagataaaaacgagGAGACAGTAAGAAAAGATAGAG aagcaaaagataaaaaggagATGGAAAGAAGAGGTGCAATCCCGAAAAAAAACTTGCCTAAAGTCAGAGAGAATATAGATGTGACCAAAGCATGGGAAGAGAACCGTCCAGTACTGCCAATTGGaaccaaaatattatatgaaaagcaagaaaaaatgGTCGCAAAAATGGACAATTCGATGCAGATGCTGGATAAAGTAATGACGAAGGCCACCGAGATGATGGAGAATATGGTGGAAGTCTCCCGTTTAAActtagagaaagaaagagttaaACTTAGACGTTTAGAG TTAGAAGCAGAGACTAAAAACgagaatagagaaaaattagagaaaccCGAAGTCAGGGTACAGAGGGCTGCTGCAGAAGAGAACATGAAACAAGTGAAATGCTACAGATGCAACCGAATGGGTCATATGGCAAAGGACTGTCCACTAATAGAATTTGGTGCCTGGTTTTGTTACTACTGCCAGGAAGTACGAGGTCACAAGGGTGATAATTGTCCGAGTGCCGAAGCCCAGGCGAACAGAGCTAGAGgaaaaag ATAA
- the LOC139814957 gene encoding uncharacterized protein isoform X1 translates to MKRAIELELNSQRLHIRREYKLTQKSNFDLWMDYLKSELMNNELLDVIDSNIESPENLSELKVAKRKSLVRDIIINHLDENYHKRILHEKDPKEILKKLRGYKKSEVNVTHASVRAKLYQIKMRKDEKVSDFCERFDSIIREYESCEDAVPLAEQEIRSALYQAVSVNVPELRNVDLIRRQTNLKEMNIDEIKSFMMQLEAETKNENREKLEKPEVRVQRAAAEENMKQVKCYRCNRMGHMAKDCPLIEFGAWFCYYCQEVRGHKGDNCPSAEAQANRARGKR, encoded by the exons ATGAAAAGAGCTATAGAATTGGAATTGAACAGTCAAAGGTTGCATATTAGAAGAGAATATAAGCTGACGCAAAAATCCAACTTTGATCTTTGgatggattatttaaaatctgagTTAATGAATAACGAGTTGTTAGATGTAATAGATTCAAACATTGAAAGTCCAGAAAATCTCTCCGAACTAAAAGTTGCTAAGAGAAAAAGTCTAgttagagatataataatcaatcattTAGATGAAAACTATCATAAAAGGATTCTACATGAAAAAGATccgaaagaaattttgaagaaattgagAGGATATAAAAAGAGTGAAGTAAACGTTACTCATGCATCGGTACGAGCTAAActctatcaaattaaaatgagaaaagacgAAAAAGTAAGTGATTTTTGTGAACGCTTTGATTCAATAATTAGAGAATATGAATCATGTGAAGATGCGGTACCCCTCGCAGAACAAGAAATTAGATCTGCACTTTATCAGGCTGTGTCAGTTAATGTACCAGAGCTGAGGAATGTAGATTTAATTAGAAGACAAACTAATCTTAAAGAAATGAACATAGATGAAATAAAGTCTTTTATGATGCAGTTAGAAGCAGAGACTAAAAACgagaatagagaaaaattagagaaaccCGAAGTCAGGGTACAGAGGGCTGCTGCAGAAGAGAACATGAAACAAGTGAAATGCTACAGATGCAACCGAATGGGTCATATGGCAAAGGACTGTCCACTAATAGAATTTGGTGCCTGGTTTTGTTACTACTGCCAGGAAGTACGAGGTCACAAGGGTGATAATTGTCCGAGTGCCGAAGCCCAGGCGAACAGAGCTAGAGgaaaaag ATAA